From a region of the Thermodesulfobacteriota bacterium genome:
- the arfB gene encoding alternative ribosome rescue aminoacyl-tRNA hydrolase ArfB, with amino-acid sequence MKFIVPDDEIEERFVRASGPGGQNVNKVATAVRLRFDVRGSRSLPEEVRERLIRMAGKRMTAAGVLVIEAGRYRTQERNRRDARERLARLVEKASEPVRPRKKTRPSGAAVERRLEEKRRLGRAKEARRAVRPD; translated from the coding sequence ATGAAGTTCATCGTTCCCGATGACGAGATCGAGGAGCGGTTCGTCCGCGCATCGGGCCCCGGCGGCCAGAACGTCAACAAGGTCGCCACGGCGGTCCGGCTGCGGTTCGACGTGCGCGGCTCCCGGTCGCTGCCCGAAGAGGTCCGCGAGCGGCTGATCCGGATGGCGGGAAAGCGGATGACTGCCGCCGGCGTCCTGGTGATCGAGGCCGGGCGGTACCGGACGCAGGAGCGCAACCGCCGGGACGCGAGGGAGCGGCTGGCGCGCCTGGTGGAGAAGGCCTCCGAGCCCGTCCGCCCGCGGAAAAAGACCCGTCCCTCCGGCGCGGCGGTGGAGCGGCGCCTCGAGGAGAAGCGCAGGCTGGGGCGGGCCAAGGAGGCGCGCAGGGCGGTCCGCCCCGATTGA
- a CDS encoding FAD-dependent oxidoreductase yields MPVYDYDIGILGGGAAGLTAAAGAAQFGAKTILIEKAPRLGGDCLHFGCVPSKTLIRSAEVWSLARRAEEFGLPALALPPVDLAAVMARVRSVIETIQEHDSPERFRGLGATVRFGEPRFEDGHAVSVDGERVTAKSWIVATGSRPAVPPVDGLAEVPYWTNETVFSRTELPGRLLVLGGGPVGVEMAQAFARLGSKVVLVEPREQLLTAEDADMSEILRVRIEAEGVEVLSGTRALKAESAGSTVRLRVAPAEGEGEPRTIEGDALLVAAGRVPNTEGLNLQAAGVPFFPRGIPTDPRMRTWARHIYACGDVNGVFPFTHVAAYEAGIALSNAVLNLPRKADYSKVPWCTYTDPEIASIGYNEKRAAAGGVDYRVLTGRFRENDRALAEGEAEGMIKVLITPKGRLLGCQIAGHHAGELIHEWVAAVAGGAKLSALAGAVHAYPTLAEISKKAAGSHFAPKLFGDRMRKILRLLFGLRGGARPPGGGSAA; encoded by the coding sequence TTGCCGGTTTACGATTACGACATCGGGATCCTCGGCGGCGGCGCGGCGGGGCTGACGGCGGCCGCGGGCGCGGCGCAGTTCGGCGCGAAGACGATCCTGATCGAGAAGGCGCCGAGGCTGGGAGGCGACTGTCTCCACTTCGGCTGCGTCCCCTCGAAGACGCTGATCCGGTCGGCGGAGGTCTGGTCGCTCGCCCGAAGGGCGGAGGAGTTCGGACTGCCGGCGCTTGCCCTTCCGCCGGTGGACCTCGCGGCGGTCATGGCGCGCGTCCGCTCGGTGATCGAAACGATCCAGGAGCACGACTCGCCGGAGCGATTCCGCGGGCTCGGCGCGACGGTCCGCTTCGGGGAGCCGCGGTTCGAGGACGGGCACGCCGTGTCCGTCGACGGGGAGCGCGTGACGGCGAAGAGCTGGATCGTCGCCACCGGCTCGCGTCCCGCCGTGCCTCCCGTGGACGGGCTGGCGGAGGTCCCGTACTGGACGAACGAGACGGTCTTCTCCCGGACGGAGCTGCCGGGGCGGCTGCTGGTGCTGGGCGGCGGGCCGGTCGGCGTCGAGATGGCGCAGGCGTTCGCGCGGCTCGGATCGAAAGTCGTCCTCGTCGAGCCCAGGGAGCAGCTTCTGACGGCCGAGGACGCGGACATGTCGGAGATCCTGCGCGTTCGCATCGAAGCGGAAGGAGTGGAAGTCCTCTCGGGCACCAGGGCGCTCAAGGCGGAGTCCGCCGGTTCGACGGTCCGCCTGCGGGTTGCTCCGGCCGAAGGGGAGGGAGAGCCGCGGACGATCGAGGGGGACGCGCTGCTGGTGGCCGCGGGGCGGGTCCCCAATACCGAAGGACTGAATCTGCAGGCGGCGGGCGTCCCGTTCTTTCCCCGCGGGATCCCGACGGACCCGCGCATGCGGACCTGGGCGCGGCACATCTACGCCTGCGGGGACGTCAACGGCGTGTTCCCCTTCACTCACGTGGCGGCGTACGAGGCCGGGATCGCCCTCTCCAACGCCGTGCTCAACCTGCCCAGGAAGGCGGACTACTCGAAGGTTCCCTGGTGCACCTACACGGACCCGGAGATCGCCAGCATCGGATACAACGAGAAGCGGGCCGCGGCCGGAGGGGTGGATTACCGGGTGCTGACGGGAAGGTTCCGCGAGAACGACCGCGCTCTCGCGGAGGGAGAGGCGGAGGGGATGATCAAGGTGCTGATCACCCCCAAGGGGCGGCTGCTGGGCTGCCAGATCGCGGGGCACCACGCGGGGGAGCTGATCCACGAGTGGGTGGCCGCTGTGGCCGGCGGAGCGAAGCTGTCCGCGCTTGCGGGCGCGGTGCACGCTTACCCGACGCTGGCCGAGATCTCGAAGAAGGCGGCCGGTTCGCACTTCGCGCCGAAGCTGTTCGGCGACCGCATGCGGAAGATCCTTCGCCTGCTCTTCGGCCTCCGGGGGGGCGCCCGCCCGCCGGGGGGGGGATCGGCCGCATGA
- the glk gene encoding glucokinase, with product MILAGDVGGTKTNLALYSAVRGGLRRGAARSFRSYDYPSLEAILEVFLAGRRKVDVACVGVAGPVRQGKSRLTNLSWSVDREAVRRACGARAAFLLNDLQALAFAVPFLSRGKTATLQKGEADPEGPIAVGAAGTGFGQAALLPSGAGFLPMASEGGHVEFAPRDAREQALLEHLRKEHGRVSVERVVSGPGLYSVYRFLREAEGAPETPETASRMASEDPPRVIVSEGLAGRSAACREAVRFFCGMYGAAAGNLALQYAATGGVYLGGGLAPALLSVLSNGGFLDAFLDKGRFRGFLERVPVKVILDETAALEGAARFAWGQKYGSSPPSDRE from the coding sequence ATGATCCTGGCAGGAGACGTCGGGGGCACCAAGACCAACCTCGCCCTGTATTCCGCCGTCCGGGGGGGCTTGCGACGCGGCGCCGCGCGATCGTTCCGGAGCTACGATTACCCGTCGCTCGAAGCGATCCTGGAGGTCTTCCTCGCGGGGCGAAGGAAGGTCGACGTTGCCTGCGTCGGCGTCGCAGGGCCGGTGCGGCAGGGAAAGAGCCGTCTCACGAACCTCTCCTGGAGCGTGGACCGGGAAGCGGTCCGCCGCGCCTGCGGAGCCCGCGCGGCGTTCCTCCTCAACGATCTGCAGGCGCTGGCCTTCGCGGTCCCATTCCTGTCCCGGGGAAAGACCGCAACGCTGCAGAAGGGGGAAGCGGACCCCGAAGGGCCCATCGCGGTCGGGGCCGCGGGAACGGGATTCGGGCAGGCCGCCCTTCTGCCGTCCGGCGCCGGCTTCCTCCCGATGGCGTCGGAAGGCGGGCACGTCGAGTTCGCCCCGCGGGACGCCCGCGAGCAGGCGCTGCTGGAGCATCTCCGGAAGGAGCACGGGCGGGTGAGCGTGGAGCGGGTGGTCTCCGGCCCCGGGCTGTACTCCGTCTACCGGTTCCTCCGCGAGGCGGAAGGGGCGCCCGAAACGCCCGAGACTGCCTCCCGCATGGCATCGGAGGACCCCCCGCGCGTGATCGTCTCCGAAGGGCTTGCCGGCCGCTCCGCCGCCTGCAGGGAAGCGGTACGATTCTTCTGCGGCATGTACGGCGCGGCGGCGGGGAATCTTGCGCTGCAATATGCCGCCACCGGCGGTGTTTACCTCGGCGGAGGGCTTGCGCCCGCGCTCCTGTCCGTCCTTTCGAATGGCGGATTTCTCGACGCGTTCCTCGACAAGGGGCGGTTCCGCGGCTTTCTCGAAAGAGTGCCGGTGAAAGTCATCCTGGACGAGACGGCCGCGCTGGAGGGCGCCGCCCGGTTCGCATGGGGTCAGAAGTACGGGTCGTCCCCGCCCTCCGACAGGGAATAG
- a CDS encoding GNAT family N-acetyltransferase, which produces MISLDRYPKEIALRNDAKLLLRPLAPGDAEGLWEFLRRLPEIDKAHFHEDVDDLEVVRRWENAIDYETSLPILAWQGVRVVGAVTLYRSRTGWKQRVGIVRILIAPDFRRLGLGTAMIREMRHLAEQAALRHLVVEVIGKQQSAVRALERMGFEKKVVHAKFVNDRKGRLYDLAVLVYSLSEGGDDPYF; this is translated from the coding sequence TTGATTTCGCTCGACAGGTACCCCAAGGAGATCGCGCTGCGCAACGACGCGAAGCTGCTGCTCCGTCCCCTGGCTCCCGGAGACGCCGAGGGGCTGTGGGAGTTCCTTCGGCGCCTGCCGGAGATCGACAAGGCCCATTTCCACGAGGACGTGGACGACCTCGAGGTCGTGCGGCGGTGGGAGAACGCGATCGACTACGAGACATCGCTCCCGATCCTTGCCTGGCAGGGGGTCCGCGTGGTGGGCGCCGTGACGCTTTACCGGAGCCGCACGGGATGGAAGCAGCGGGTCGGGATCGTCCGGATCCTGATCGCGCCCGATTTCCGCCGGCTCGGGCTCGGCACCGCGATGATCCGCGAGATGCGCCACCTCGCGGAGCAGGCCGCCCTGAGACACCTCGTCGTGGAGGTCATCGGGAAGCAGCAGTCCGCCGTCCGGGCGCTCGAGCGGATGGGGTTCGAGAAGAAGGTGGTCCACGCGAAATTCGTCAACGACCGGAAAGGCCGCCTCTACGACCTGGCGGTCCTCGTCTATTCCCTGTCGGAGGGCGGGGACGACCCGTACTTCTGA